In Mycolicibacterium alvei, a single window of DNA contains:
- a CDS encoding DUF5336 domain-containing protein encodes MTYPPSNPGYPPQSGSQFDATQQFAKAVPAPAAPPAAPAASEPGENKLPEILLGVVAVTGLLIYFVSFAFEIQAVIGSLIIAVPLLAGLLAGVSVLPKQKSRVAPAAVLSTLGLLLAITLSVAAGSDADWTIWVLLVLTLVQAGAGIAALLFDAGILTPPAPKPQFDPQPQYGQYGGPSQYYGQQHQPQQHGGQSYQQAQSQQPGYPSQYGGYAGGQNTGGFPVQPPQGQQPSGPPTPPTGYPTYGQPQHSGSSAPSAGPAQQPPSQQSGPAPS; translated from the coding sequence ATGACCTACCCGCCCAGTAACCCCGGATACCCGCCACAATCGGGTTCGCAGTTCGATGCGACCCAGCAGTTCGCCAAGGCGGTCCCCGCTCCGGCGGCCCCGCCCGCGGCCCCGGCCGCGTCAGAGCCCGGTGAGAACAAGCTGCCCGAGATCCTGCTGGGCGTGGTGGCCGTCACCGGCCTGCTCATCTATTTCGTGAGCTTCGCCTTCGAGATCCAGGCCGTGATCGGTTCGCTGATCATCGCGGTTCCGCTGTTGGCCGGTCTCCTGGCGGGCGTCAGCGTCCTGCCGAAGCAGAAGAGCCGTGTCGCGCCGGCGGCAGTGCTGTCCACCCTCGGGTTGCTGCTGGCCATCACCCTCTCGGTAGCTGCGGGTAGCGACGCCGATTGGACGATCTGGGTTCTCCTTGTTCTCACGCTGGTCCAGGCCGGTGCCGGTATCGCCGCACTTCTGTTCGACGCCGGCATCCTCACTCCGCCGGCGCCCAAGCCGCAGTTCGACCCGCAGCCTCAGTACGGCCAGTACGGCGGCCCGTCGCAGTACTACGGGCAGCAGCACCAGCCGCAGCAGCACGGTGGTCAGTCCTACCAGCAGGCTCAGTCGCAGCAGCCCGGCTACCCCTCGCAGTACGGCGGCTATGCCGGCGGTCAGAACACCGGTGGTTTCCCGGTGCAGCCCCCGCAGGGGCAGCAGCCCAGCGGCCCGCCGACGCCTCCGACCGGCTACCCCACGTATGGCCAGCCGCAGCATTCGGGCTCCTCGGCGCCCTCTGCTGGTCCGGCACAGCAGCCGCCTTCACAGCAATCTGGCCCTGCGCCGTCGTAA
- a CDS encoding cell division protein PerM: protein MSNRPVGTRQARELLRVAFGPSVVALVVIAAVVLLQLLIANSDMTGALGATASMWLGVHQVPVSIGGRELGVMPLLPVMAMIWGTARTTAAATAPNSSWFVTRWVVASALGGPILIAAILLAVIHDAASVISELQTPSALRAFCSVLVVHAIGALIGVGSKVGRRTLAVLPLPVWLPDAFRAAAAGVLALFGLSGVVTAVSLVVHWGTMHDLFAITDSLFGQLSLTLLSILYIPNVIVGASAIAVGSSAHVGLAAFSSFTVFGGDIPAVPVLAAVPTPPLGPIWVALLIVGAASAVAVGQQCARRPLPIGAATGKLVAASALAAVTMALAGFAGGGRLGNFGSVGVDQATFGPAVFLWFVGIGGLTVAMSGGLTRKPRPVAPSPPPPPAEPEPEGEPEPEPEPEDDVDVVEAAPEFEPDEPLVSWSAEEPGDDSESPQDEYEDYDDVQETGYEPGPRSYEDFDDDPEDHFIVDDIPDDDLTGDQPRRAGD from the coding sequence GTGAGTAACCGGCCAGTCGGCACCCGCCAGGCACGCGAGTTGCTCCGGGTCGCGTTCGGGCCGTCCGTCGTCGCCCTGGTGGTCATCGCCGCGGTTGTGTTGCTGCAGCTCCTGATCGCCAATAGCGACATGACGGGCGCGCTCGGTGCGACCGCCAGCATGTGGCTGGGCGTGCACCAGGTGCCGGTCTCGATCGGCGGCCGCGAGCTGGGCGTGATGCCGCTGCTGCCGGTGATGGCGATGATCTGGGGCACCGCACGCACGACGGCCGCGGCCACCGCCCCGAATTCCTCCTGGTTCGTCACGCGCTGGGTCGTCGCCTCGGCGCTGGGCGGGCCCATTCTGATCGCGGCCATCCTGCTGGCCGTCATCCATGACGCCGCCTCGGTGATCAGCGAACTGCAGACCCCCAGTGCCTTGCGCGCGTTCTGCAGCGTGCTGGTGGTGCATGCGATCGGTGCGTTGATCGGCGTCGGCTCGAAGGTCGGCCGGCGCACCCTGGCGGTCCTTCCGCTCCCGGTCTGGCTGCCCGATGCGTTTCGGGCAGCCGCGGCCGGTGTACTCGCCCTGTTCGGGCTTTCCGGTGTGGTGACCGCGGTGTCCCTGGTGGTGCATTGGGGCACGATGCACGATCTGTTCGCGATCACCGACAGTCTGTTCGGCCAGCTCAGCCTCACTTTGTTGTCGATCCTCTATATCCCGAACGTGATCGTGGGGGCCTCGGCCATCGCGGTCGGATCCAGTGCCCATGTCGGGTTGGCCGCGTTCAGTTCGTTCACCGTGTTCGGCGGCGATATCCCCGCGGTGCCGGTGCTGGCCGCGGTACCGACGCCGCCGCTGGGCCCGATCTGGGTGGCGCTCCTGATCGTGGGAGCGGCCTCGGCGGTCGCGGTAGGTCAGCAATGCGCACGACGCCCGCTCCCGATCGGGGCGGCCACCGGGAAGTTGGTGGCGGCGTCGGCGCTGGCCGCGGTGACGATGGCGCTGGCCGGATTCGCCGGTGGTGGCCGGTTGGGTAATTTCGGTTCAGTCGGGGTGGATCAGGCGACGTTCGGGCCGGCGGTTTTCCTGTGGTTCGTCGGGATCGGCGGGCTCACGGTGGCGATGTCCGGTGGCCTGACCCGCAAGCCGCGGCCCGTGGCGCCATCCCCGCCCCCACCCCCAGCTGAGCCCGAGCCTGAAGGCGAGCCCGAGCCCGAGCCCGAGCCCGAAGACGACGTCGACGTTGTCGAGGCAGCGCCCGAGTTCGAACCCGACGAGCCGCTGGTGTCGTGGTCGGCCGAGGAGCCCGGCGACGACTCGGAGAGCCCTCAGGACGAGTACGAGGACTACGACGACGTGCAGGAAACCGGCTACGAACCGGGCCCCCGGAGCTATGAAGACTTCGATGACGATCCCGAGGACCACTTCATCGTCGACGATATCCCCGACGACGACCTGACCGGCGATCAGCCGCGCCGTGCGGGCGACTAG
- a CDS encoding acetyl-CoA acetyltransferase: MVDPRTPVIVGVGQFTERIDLDGYRGMSSVELATEAAKAALRDCGADSAAVAQAIDTVAGTRQFEISGPQTPTLGVSNNYPRSVARNVGAEPARAILEVIGGQSPQHLVTEFSSAIAAGDAEVVLLFGSENTSTLRHFSKRDDKPDHSETVEGQLEDRGYGYDGIFDEYTIKHGLIGAPVQYGLLENARRARVGLSVSDYRTQMAELFAPFSKVAEKNPYSSAPVERSAQELATVTESNRMICDPYPRMMVARDQVNQGAAVLLMSVEAARKLGVPEEKWVYLRGHADMKEIKLLERAELGYSDAANIAVNEALRVADITLDDIAAFDLYSCFPFPVFNICDGTGLAPDDERGLTLTGGLPFFGGPGNNYSMHGIAEAVNEMRDKPGQFALVGGNGGIASKYSVGIYSTEPADWVADGSAALQDAFNIQERVVIAEKADGPATIETYTVRYDWTPLTGIIIGRLDADGSRFLATTTDEALVELLTDGEPLGASIIVQSGEKRNTATLA, encoded by the coding sequence ATGGTCGATCCGCGCACCCCCGTCATCGTCGGCGTCGGGCAGTTCACCGAACGCATCGACCTCGACGGTTACCGCGGGATGTCCTCGGTCGAGCTGGCCACCGAGGCGGCCAAGGCGGCACTGCGCGACTGCGGCGCCGACAGTGCCGCCGTGGCGCAGGCCATCGACACCGTGGCGGGTACGCGGCAGTTCGAGATCTCCGGCCCGCAGACGCCCACTCTGGGGGTTTCAAATAACTACCCGCGCTCGGTGGCGCGCAACGTTGGCGCCGAGCCGGCCCGCGCGATTCTCGAGGTGATCGGCGGCCAGAGTCCCCAGCATCTCGTCACCGAGTTCTCGTCGGCTATCGCGGCCGGCGACGCTGAGGTGGTGCTTCTGTTCGGCTCGGAGAACACCTCCACGCTGAGGCACTTCTCCAAACGCGACGACAAGCCGGATCACTCCGAGACCGTCGAGGGTCAGTTGGAGGACCGCGGCTACGGATACGACGGCATCTTCGACGAGTACACGATCAAGCACGGCCTGATCGGCGCCCCGGTGCAGTACGGCCTGCTGGAGAACGCGCGCCGGGCCCGCGTGGGCCTGTCGGTTTCCGACTATCGCACCCAGATGGCCGAGCTGTTTGCGCCGTTCTCCAAAGTGGCCGAGAAGAACCCGTATTCGTCTGCCCCGGTGGAGCGTTCGGCTCAGGAGCTGGCCACCGTCACCGAGAGCAACAGGATGATCTGTGATCCGTACCCGCGCATGATGGTGGCGCGCGATCAGGTCAACCAAGGTGCGGCAGTACTGCTGATGTCGGTCGAGGCCGCCCGGAAACTCGGGGTGCCCGAGGAGAAGTGGGTTTACCTGCGCGGGCACGCCGACATGAAGGAGATCAAGCTGCTGGAGCGCGCTGAACTCGGCTACAGCGATGCCGCGAACATCGCAGTGAACGAGGCGCTGCGGGTCGCAGACATCACCCTCGACGACATCGCGGCCTTCGATCTGTACAGCTGCTTCCCGTTCCCGGTGTTCAACATCTGCGACGGCACCGGCCTGGCGCCCGACGACGAGCGCGGACTGACGCTCACCGGCGGTCTGCCCTTCTTCGGCGGCCCGGGGAACAACTACTCGATGCACGGTATCGCCGAGGCAGTCAATGAAATGCGCGACAAGCCAGGGCAGTTCGCTCTAGTCGGCGGCAACGGCGGTATCGCCAGCAAGTACTCGGTCGGTATCTACTCGACCGAGCCGGCCGACTGGGTGGCCGACGGCAGCGCCGCCTTGCAGGATGCGTTCAACATCCAGGAGCGCGTAGTCATCGCCGAAAAGGCCGATGGCCCAGCCACAATCGAGACCTACACCGTCCGCTATGACTGGACGCCGCTCACCGGCATCATCATCGGACGCCTGGATGCCGATGGCAGCCGATTCCTGGCGACGACCACGGACGAGGCACTGGTGGAGTTGCTCACCGATGGCGAGCCGCTGGGCGCATCGATCATCGTGCAATCTGGTGAGAAGCGGAACACCGCGACGCTGGCGTAG
- the sfnG gene encoding dimethylsulfone monooxygenase SfnG: MTTERIADHVKFAYWVPNVSGGLVTSDIEQRTDWNYEYNKKLAQTAENNGFEYALSQVRYEASYGAEYQHESTSFSLALLLATERLKVIAAVHPGLWQPAVLAKLGATADHLSGGRFAVNVVSGWFKDEFTHLGEPWLEHDERYRRSAEFLQVLREIWTNDDPVEFRGDFYRIHDFTLKPKPLNTSERPNPELFQGGNSTAARRNGGRYADWYFSNGKDFDGLTEQVVEVRHHARNADREVKFGLNGFIIARDTEKEAKETLREIIAKANRPAVEGFRSAVQQAGNSTGDKKGMWADSSFEDLVQYNDGFRTQLIGTPEQIAERIAAYRKRGVDLILGGFLHFQEEIEYFGANVLPLVREIEAAETDSAETPVLVRA, from the coding sequence ATGACGACCGAACGCATCGCCGACCACGTCAAGTTCGCGTACTGGGTGCCCAATGTCAGTGGCGGTCTGGTCACCAGCGATATCGAACAGCGCACCGACTGGAACTACGAATACAACAAGAAACTCGCGCAGACCGCGGAGAACAACGGCTTCGAATATGCCCTGTCGCAGGTTCGCTATGAGGCCAGCTACGGCGCGGAATACCAGCACGAGTCGACCAGCTTCAGCCTCGCCCTGTTGTTGGCGACCGAGAGACTCAAGGTCATCGCGGCCGTGCATCCGGGCCTGTGGCAACCGGCCGTGTTGGCCAAACTCGGCGCCACTGCCGATCACCTGTCAGGTGGCCGGTTCGCGGTCAACGTCGTGTCCGGTTGGTTCAAGGACGAGTTCACACACCTGGGCGAACCGTGGCTCGAACATGACGAGCGCTACCGCCGTAGCGCGGAGTTCCTCCAGGTGTTGCGCGAAATTTGGACGAACGACGACCCGGTTGAATTCCGCGGCGACTTCTACCGCATCCACGATTTCACCCTCAAGCCCAAGCCGCTGAACACATCCGAGCGTCCCAACCCCGAGTTGTTCCAGGGGGGCAACTCCACCGCGGCCCGCCGCAACGGCGGCCGTTATGCCGATTGGTACTTCTCCAACGGCAAAGACTTCGACGGGCTCACCGAACAGGTCGTCGAGGTACGTCACCACGCCCGCAACGCCGACAGAGAGGTGAAGTTCGGTCTCAACGGGTTCATCATCGCCCGCGACACGGAGAAAGAAGCGAAGGAGACGTTGAGAGAGATCATCGCCAAGGCCAACAGGCCCGCCGTCGAAGGTTTCCGTAGCGCGGTGCAGCAGGCCGGCAATTCCACCGGGGACAAGAAGGGGATGTGGGCCGATTCCAGTTTCGAGGATCTGGTGCAGTACAACGACGGCTTCCGCACCCAGTTGATCGGCACACCCGAGCAGATCGCCGAACGCATCGCCGCCTACCGCAAACGCGGCGTCGACCTGATCCTCGGCGGATTCCTGCATTTCCAAGAGGAAATCGAGTATTTCGGCGCCAACGTGCTGCCACTGGTCCGCGAAATCGAGGCAGCCGAAACGGATTCCGCCGAGACGCCCGTTCTGGTAAGGGCGTAG
- the purN gene encoding phosphoribosylglycinamide formyltransferase, whose protein sequence is MQQPLQVPPSAPARLVVLASGTGSLLASLLAAAVDDYPARVVAVGTDRKCAAVDIAAEAGVPSYTVRLGDYDDRDAWDAALIEATAEHEPDLVVSAGFMKILGGQFLSRFPGRVVNTHPALLPAFPGAHAVPDALAYGVRVTGCTVHLVDSGMDTGPILAQQAVDVLDDDTEQTLHERIKVVERRLLVDVLAALATRGVTWTGRKATIG, encoded by the coding sequence GTGCAGCAACCGTTACAAGTGCCTCCGAGTGCACCGGCACGGCTGGTAGTGCTGGCTTCGGGGACAGGGTCGCTGCTCGCCTCGCTACTGGCCGCCGCTGTCGACGATTATCCGGCGCGGGTGGTCGCGGTCGGAACCGACCGCAAATGTGCCGCGGTGGACATCGCGGCAGAGGCGGGGGTGCCGTCCTACACCGTGCGGTTGGGTGACTACGACGATCGCGACGCCTGGGATGCTGCGCTCATCGAAGCCACCGCCGAACATGAACCGGACCTGGTGGTCTCGGCCGGTTTCATGAAAATTCTGGGCGGCCAATTCCTTTCCCGTTTCCCGGGCCGGGTGGTCAACACCCATCCGGCATTGCTGCCGGCGTTCCCAGGGGCGCACGCGGTACCCGACGCATTGGCGTACGGCGTGCGGGTGACGGGCTGCACGGTGCATCTGGTGGACTCCGGCATGGATACCGGGCCGATTCTGGCCCAGCAGGCCGTCGACGTGCTCGATGATGACACCGAACAGACTTTGCATGAGCGCATCAAGGTGGTCGAACGACGACTGCTGGTGGATGTGCTGGCCGCGCTGGCAACCCGCGGCGTGACCTGGACTGGACGAAAGGCGACCATAGGGTGA
- a CDS encoding type VII secretion target → MTQPLKVDTAALEWAARELAAASDDLGDSLTYEWRPPADQPSAKATVAVTAAAHHVMSECSANLLHFADSIAQAARYYDATDSANAQAVIKTMNPPK, encoded by the coding sequence GTGACGCAACCATTGAAAGTCGATACCGCGGCGCTCGAATGGGCTGCCCGAGAACTCGCCGCGGCCAGCGACGACCTCGGAGATTCACTCACATATGAGTGGCGACCTCCGGCGGATCAACCATCAGCGAAGGCCACTGTTGCCGTCACTGCTGCGGCCCATCACGTGATGAGCGAGTGTTCAGCCAACCTGCTCCACTTCGCCGATAGCATCGCCCAGGCAGCGCGCTATTACGACGCGACTGATTCGGCCAACGCTCAAGCCGTAATCAAGACGATGAACCCGCCCAAGTAG
- a CDS encoding LLM class F420-dependent oxidoreductase: MDYGLVLFTSDRGIAPAKAAKLADDHGFTTFYVPEHTHIPIKREAAHPTTGDESLPDDRYMRTLDPWVSLGTACAVTSRVRLSTAVALPVEHDPITLAKSIATLDHLSGGRVSLGVGFGWNTDELADHKVPPGRRRTMLREYLEAMRALWTEEEASYDGEFVNFGPSWAWPKPVQSHIPILVGAAGNEKNFKWIAKSADGWITTPRDFNIDEPVKLLQDTWAAAGRDGAPQIVALDFKPDPEKLAHWRELGVTEVLFGLPDKSEAEVSAYVERLAGKLAALD, translated from the coding sequence ATGGACTATGGGCTTGTTCTCTTCACCAGTGACCGCGGCATCGCCCCGGCCAAGGCCGCCAAACTCGCCGACGATCACGGCTTCACGACGTTCTACGTCCCCGAACACACCCACATCCCGATCAAGCGCGAGGCGGCTCACCCGACCACCGGTGACGAGTCCCTGCCCGACGACCGCTACATGCGCACCCTCGATCCGTGGGTATCGCTGGGCACCGCGTGTGCGGTGACGTCGCGGGTGCGGTTGTCGACGGCCGTCGCGTTGCCGGTCGAGCACGACCCGATCACCCTGGCCAAATCGATCGCCACCCTCGACCACCTGTCCGGTGGACGCGTGTCATTGGGGGTCGGATTCGGTTGGAACACTGATGAACTCGCCGATCACAAGGTCCCCCCGGGCCGCCGACGCACCATGCTGCGCGAGTACCTGGAAGCCATGCGTGCGCTGTGGACCGAGGAAGAAGCCTCCTATGACGGCGAATTCGTGAACTTCGGGCCGTCCTGGGCCTGGCCCAAGCCCGTGCAGTCACACATCCCGATCCTGGTCGGCGCCGCCGGCAACGAGAAGAACTTCAAGTGGATCGCCAAGTCGGCCGACGGCTGGATCACCACTCCCCGCGATTTCAACATCGACGAGCCCGTCAAGCTGCTGCAGGACACCTGGGCCGCTGCCGGACGCGACGGGGCACCGCAGATCGTGGCGCTGGACTTCAAGCCCGACCCCGAAAAGCTCGCCCACTGGCGCGAACTGGGCGTCACCGAAGTTCTGTTCGGGCTGCCGGACAAGTCCGAGGCCGAGGTATCGGCGTACGTCGAGCGGCTTGCGGGCAAGCTGGCCGCGCTCGACTAG